The following is a genomic window from Marinococcus sp. PL1-022.
TTATTCTGGCGGCTCTCGCATTCGGGCGGTGGCCTCTGGCTGCGTACTGGGCCGCAGGGGTTGCGGTTTTGGGTACATTATATTTAACCGTGTTATGGGTTCTGCCGGGGGCATTGAGCTGGACGGGATATGTGCTGTATCAGCAACGCAGCAGGCTAAAAGGCGAGAAACGATAGGAAGCTGAACCATACGGGTCCATAGGTTTTAAAAATTAAAGGGGGAGAAGTAGCATGGCCTGGCTGTTAATAGTATTATGCTTTATCGGAGGGGCGGCGCTCGCGTTTCAGGCCGGTGTAAACGGAGAAATCGGGGGCGAAATAGGAAGTTTACAGGCGGCCTTTATCGCTTATTTTGTCGGGACCGTTTGCTTATTTGTGAGCGCGCTGGCGCAGGGAGGACTTTCGTTTTCGTTTTCTTCCTTCTCGTTCTGGAAATGGACGGTGGGAGCGCTGGGTGCTTTTTATATTGTCTGTATCATCCTGGCCGTTCCGAGGATCGGGGCATCAGCGGCAATTACCGCCGGGATTGCCGGACAATTGCTGCTTGGAATGCTTCTGGACCATTTTGGTGCCTTTGGAACG
Proteins encoded in this region:
- a CDS encoding DMT family transporter: MAWLLIVLCFIGGAALAFQAGVNGEIGGEIGSLQAAFIAYFVGTVCLFVSALAQGGLSFSFSSFSFWKWTVGALGAFYIVCIILAVPRIGASAAITAGIAGQLLLGMLLDHFGAFGTPEIPVDASRLAAVGLIGVALYLFYH